A part of Larkinella insperata genomic DNA contains:
- a CDS encoding Gfo/Idh/MocA family protein codes for MNSSGKPIRGVIVPCKLIRKAHSEEVARYPGGEQALQLALMRGQERGARSPHRYSTALHQLKDVVRSGVLGEIKRVQITCYWKRDGQYYTSGSWFGHRERTDDALHTHIAYYIDLLNDLFGCIRSAEARLVDVHQPNAVGDNGFVTFNVSGGGTGCLNFATAAWDSGIENSLSLIAENGSIKVSGDYLNRLDYCHIRNHARPHGTSAG; via the coding sequence ATGAACTCTTCAGGAAAGCCGATTCGGGGTGTAATTGTGCCATGCAAGCTTATCCGAAAAGCCCATTCTGAAGAGGTGGCACGGTATCCGGGGGGAGAACAGGCCCTACAACTAGCCCTAATGCGCGGGCAGGAGAGGGGTGCCCGTTCTCCCCATCGGTATTCAACGGCTTTGCACCAGCTGAAAGATGTCGTCCGATCCGGGGTACTGGGTGAGATCAAACGCGTACAAATTACCTGTTACTGGAAGCGTGACGGACAGTATTATACTTCCGGAAGCTGGTTTGGCCACCGCGAACGTACCGACGATGCGCTGCATACGCACATCGCCTATTATATCGACCTGCTGAATGACCTGTTTGGCTGCATCCGGTCGGCCGAAGCCCGGCTGGTAGACGTCCATCAGCCGAATGCCGTGGGAGATAACGGTTTTGTAACGTTCAACGTGTCGGGTGGTGGAACGGGTTGCCTGAACTTTGCGACGGCTGCCTGGGATAGCGGAATCGAAAACAGCCTTTCCCTCATCGCCGAAAATGGCAGTATAAAAGTGAGCGGGGACTACCTGAACCGCCTGGATTACTGCCACATTCGGAATCACGCCAGACCGCACGGAACCTCCGCCGGTTAG
- a CDS encoding LytTR family DNA-binding domain-containing protein → MQPKTDSLQLRGYKSPLPLSDLIWLEGNSNYSLLHRHNAPNLMTAKTLVRWQKLLPDFIRISRGALVNPHHILRFERLSTYQVEITLTNGLVLSVARRRISHVFKELQELD, encoded by the coding sequence ATGCAACCCAAAACTGATTCATTACAACTTCGAGGGTATAAATCACCTTTACCGCTCTCCGACCTTATTTGGCTGGAGGGTAACAGTAATTACAGTTTGTTGCACCGACACAACGCGCCTAACTTGATGACGGCCAAAACGCTGGTCCGGTGGCAAAAACTCCTTCCTGATTTTATTCGTATCAGCCGGGGGGCGCTCGTTAATCCGCATCATATCCTGCGTTTTGAACGGTTATCGACTTACCAGGTCGAAATTACGCTGACCAACGGCCTGGTTTTATCGGTTGCCCGTCGGCGCATTTCGCATGTATTCAAAGAACTTCAGGAGTTGGACTAA
- a CDS encoding response regulator, whose amino-acid sequence MSLLIRRLQLIDFMKPLILVVDDDEDDLWLLQKAMLQIGGICQINPFTDAASLLQHLDGPEMLPNLILIDYRLPRMDGLELTHALRAKSALDPVPLAWMSSEIDPSWEAYCQKLNVAWCWVKPNNYTAWQDFARNLCGLLIPSGFEMNNRLDQRGR is encoded by the coding sequence GTGAGCCTGTTGATCAGACGCTTGCAGTTGATTGATTTTATGAAGCCACTGATACTGGTAGTAGACGACGATGAGGATGATTTGTGGCTACTGCAAAAAGCGATGCTACAGATTGGTGGAATTTGTCAGATCAATCCGTTTACTGATGCCGCAAGTCTTTTGCAGCATCTGGATGGACCTGAAATGCTACCCAATCTGATTTTGATTGATTACCGTTTGCCCCGAATGGACGGCTTGGAACTGACCCATGCCCTGCGGGCCAAATCCGCATTGGATCCTGTTCCGCTGGCCTGGATGAGTTCCGAGATTGACCCCAGCTGGGAGGCCTATTGCCAGAAACTGAATGTGGCCTGGTGCTGGGTTAAGCCGAACAACTATACGGCCTGGCAGGATTTTGCCCGTAACCTATGCGGGCTGCTTATCCCAAGCGGTTTTGAAATGAACAACCGCTTGGATCAGAGAGGAAGATAA
- a CDS encoding PAS domain-containing sensor histidine kinase: protein MNTDSGKTNELFELLTKATRDAVWNWDLEANTVWWNEGYTTMFGHPVPPAGYGPESWYDYVHPEDKEQVLGSIHHIIDQGGENWSAEYRFRRADGSYAMVYDRGYVMHRNGQAIRMVGSMQDITERIALQQLRTESEERLRFALESAQLGTWNLDLTRNVVNSDDRCRAYLGLADGNQQTFDQILHAIHPDDQDRVSKAAHRALTPESGGGFDITFRTIGVQDGKLRWVRFMGQAYFNATGQPYRFSGVAHDTTDDVLAQEKTALSEQQARLALEGSGSGSFSVDLETNEILYSPALARILTGTDQLGLTRDALVHHLHPQDVPIREQAYQLALRTGTLSYEARYVWVNQEVHWVKVLGQYLYNTAGKPVSFSGIALDITQQKENETVLKKAEDRFRNLVIQAPVAIGILNAQTFVVETANEAMLDLWGKDASIIGLPLLKALPEIQGQGFAELLQQVSATGVSHYGFETLSRLYRNGQLEDAYFNFVYAPMRDENGNITDVMVLAIEVTPQVKAKLALEESEQRFRNLIEQAPAAISLFTGPDMVVELPNEIMLGFWGKDETVKGKPLREAIPELEGQPFLDILDKVYQTGVEYASQESEAKLMVDGKLRTSYFNFTYKPLRNSDGEVYAILDVAIDVTEQVQARREVEASEARFRTLLEAISPMTWTNTPAGEITFYNQQWYNYTGLDEEQTKTRGWQAVVHPDDLPPTLEAFQKALASGEVFVIENRYRRGSDGTYRWHLNRALPIRDKTGAITRWVGTATDIHEQKRIEAELESQVQARTQELNESNLELRRSNENLTRFAYVASHDLQEPLRKIQSFGSLLQTQHAANLGEMGQDLINRMQVSAGRMSELIRDLLAFSRVSTHQKVHDPVSLAEVVATVLETLELQIQQSGATIQHDPLPTLQGDASQLGQLFQNLLSNAIKFRRPGTAPFIQIRYTTLMAEDLPEKVKLPRPASRYHLISVIDNGIGFDEKYTDRIFEVFQRLHGRSTYGGTGVGLAICQKVVENHGGTITANSQPGQGSVFRIYLPL from the coding sequence GTGAATACCGACTCAGGAAAGACGAACGAGTTATTTGAATTACTGACAAAGGCAACTCGGGACGCTGTCTGGAACTGGGACCTTGAGGCCAATACCGTCTGGTGGAACGAAGGATATACTACTATGTTTGGGCACCCCGTACCACCGGCCGGCTACGGCCCGGAATCCTGGTACGATTACGTGCATCCAGAGGATAAGGAACAAGTTCTGGGCAGTATTCACCACATCATTGATCAGGGGGGCGAAAACTGGTCGGCCGAGTACCGGTTTCGCCGGGCCGACGGTTCCTACGCGATGGTCTACGACCGGGGATATGTCATGCACCGTAACGGCCAGGCAATCCGCATGGTCGGCTCTATGCAGGATATTACTGAACGCATCGCGCTACAACAACTGCGCACCGAAAGCGAAGAACGCCTGCGCTTTGCGCTGGAATCCGCCCAGTTGGGCACTTGGAACCTGGACCTCACCCGGAACGTCGTCAACTCCGACGACCGCTGCCGGGCTTACCTGGGTCTGGCGGACGGCAACCAACAAACGTTTGACCAGATTCTGCACGCGATTCATCCCGACGATCAGGACCGGGTCAGTAAAGCCGCTCACCGGGCCCTGACTCCCGAATCGGGCGGTGGTTTTGACATTACGTTTCGAACCATTGGCGTTCAGGACGGCAAACTGCGCTGGGTCCGCTTCATGGGTCAGGCGTATTTCAACGCAACCGGACAGCCTTACCGGTTTTCCGGAGTTGCCCACGACACAACGGACGACGTACTGGCGCAGGAGAAAACCGCCCTTTCCGAGCAACAGGCCCGTCTGGCTCTGGAAGGATCGGGGTCGGGGTCGTTTTCGGTCGATCTGGAAACCAACGAAATTCTTTATTCTCCGGCTCTGGCCCGAATTCTGACCGGTACAGATCAGTTAGGACTGACTCGGGATGCGCTGGTGCACCACCTTCATCCGCAGGATGTTCCGATTCGGGAGCAGGCTTATCAGCTGGCGCTGCGCACCGGCACTTTAAGTTATGAAGCGCGTTATGTCTGGGTAAACCAGGAGGTCCATTGGGTGAAGGTACTCGGTCAGTATCTGTATAACACGGCCGGAAAACCGGTTTCTTTTTCCGGTATCGCGCTCGACATCACCCAGCAAAAAGAAAACGAGACGGTTCTTAAAAAAGCCGAAGACCGCTTCCGGAATCTGGTTATTCAGGCACCGGTTGCTATTGGTATTCTAAACGCCCAAACATTTGTTGTTGAGACCGCGAACGAGGCCATGCTGGACTTGTGGGGAAAAGACGCTTCCATCATTGGCCTGCCGCTGCTGAAAGCCCTGCCCGAAATCCAGGGGCAAGGATTTGCGGAGTTATTGCAGCAGGTTTCTGCCACGGGTGTTTCGCACTATGGTTTTGAAACCCTGAGCCGCCTGTACCGCAACGGTCAGTTGGAAGACGCTTACTTCAATTTTGTGTACGCTCCGATGCGCGACGAGAACGGAAACATCACGGATGTGATGGTGCTGGCCATTGAGGTTACTCCGCAGGTGAAGGCAAAACTGGCGCTGGAAGAGAGCGAGCAGCGTTTTCGTAACCTGATCGAACAGGCTCCGGCGGCTATTTCGCTCTTCACCGGGCCCGATATGGTGGTTGAACTGCCAAACGAGATTATGCTCGGGTTCTGGGGGAAAGATGAAACCGTGAAAGGAAAACCGCTGCGGGAGGCCATTCCGGAGCTGGAAGGCCAGCCCTTCCTGGATATTCTGGACAAGGTTTACCAAACCGGCGTCGAGTACGCTTCGCAGGAATCCGAAGCCAAACTCATGGTAGACGGCAAGCTGCGTACGTCCTATTTTAACTTCACGTATAAACCGCTGCGTAATTCCGACGGCGAAGTTTACGCGATACTGGATGTGGCCATCGACGTTACCGAGCAGGTCCAGGCCCGCCGGGAGGTTGAAGCAAGCGAGGCCCGGTTTCGTACGCTGCTCGAAGCCATTTCGCCCATGACCTGGACCAACACACCCGCGGGCGAAATCACGTTTTACAACCAGCAGTGGTATAATTATACGGGTTTGGACGAAGAACAAACCAAAACTCGGGGCTGGCAGGCGGTGGTGCATCCGGATGATTTACCGCCCACCCTTGAGGCATTTCAAAAAGCCCTGGCGTCGGGGGAGGTTTTTGTGATTGAAAACCGGTACCGACGGGGCAGCGATGGTACATACCGCTGGCACCTCAACCGCGCCTTACCCATCCGCGACAAAACCGGGGCGATTACGCGCTGGGTCGGCACGGCCACCGATATTCACGAGCAAAAACGAATTGAAGCCGAGTTGGAAAGTCAGGTGCAGGCCCGCACCCAGGAATTGAATGAATCGAACCTGGAGTTACGCCGGTCTAACGAGAACCTGACGCGGTTTGCCTACGTGGCCTCCCACGATTTGCAGGAGCCGTTGCGCAAAATTCAGTCATTCGGGAGTTTACTCCAGACCCAGCACGCTGCCAATCTGGGCGAAATGGGTCAGGACCTGATCAACCGGATGCAGGTGTCGGCCGGGCGGATGTCGGAATTAATCCGGGATTTGCTGGCATTTTCGCGCGTTTCGACCCACCAGAAAGTTCACGATCCGGTTTCACTTGCGGAAGTCGTCGCCACCGTACTGGAGACGCTCGAATTGCAGATTCAGCAGTCGGGGGCTACCATTCAGCACGATCCGCTGCCGACCCTTCAAGGGGATGCTTCCCAGTTGGGTCAGCTTTTTCAAAACTTATTGTCGAATGCGATCAAGTTCCGTCGGCCGGGTACAGCGCCGTTCATTCAGATTAGGTACACGACCCTGATGGCGGAGGATCTGCCGGAAAAAGTTAAATTGCCCCGGCCTGCCAGCCGCTACCATCTGATCAGCGTGATTGATAACGGCATTGGTTTCGACGAGAAGTACACGGACCGGATTTTCGAGGTGTTTCAGCGGTTGCACGGACGATCGACCTACGGAGGTACCGGCGTTGGGCTGGCAATTTGCCAAAAAGTAGTCGAAAACCACGGGGGGACGATTACGGCCAACAGCCAACCCGGGCAGGGCAGCGTATTCAGGATTTATCTTCCTCTCTGA
- a CDS encoding putative sensor domain DACNV-containing protein — MLGVTKNMPFEATYQAARTVAGTIESYFDHHFATATLNGGPEAVHQPHAPEIEAMIDTAFWASLRHEEGYPPKVTLAFLPPEQAGRPLIFGHRLRFTPDSLTKLAPAVERPGIHLGVWCEADELYIWGTTREIPGNCFVLEVIEPGLLVVKHRRLDGFGKFVNVAILKGDQIKIVDESTAGSLDCPIVVTSMLGFTLPSFWNNSMNILVQLAVSMRAHGRGGSLLVVPSVSNAWRDSIIQPISYPVVPVFSQLAELLQHETKGEEQIVWRRDVGLAIESTAGLTAVDGATIINDRYEVLAFGAKIGRSAMSDRVEQIIVTEPIVGNKAVVVHPAQMGGTRHLSAAQFIYDQRDAVALVASQDGRFTIFAWSPNDQMVHAHRVDSLLL; from the coding sequence ATGCTAGGAGTCACCAAGAATATGCCCTTTGAAGCCACCTATCAGGCTGCTCGCACGGTAGCTGGGACGATAGAGTCTTATTTTGACCATCATTTTGCTACGGCCACGCTGAACGGCGGCCCCGAAGCCGTTCATCAACCGCATGCACCCGAAATCGAAGCGATGATCGATACGGCTTTCTGGGCCAGCCTGCGGCACGAAGAAGGCTATCCACCAAAAGTAACGCTGGCTTTTCTGCCCCCTGAGCAGGCCGGTCGGCCGCTTATTTTTGGCCACCGCCTGCGGTTCACGCCCGATAGTCTGACCAAGCTGGCCCCGGCCGTTGAGCGACCGGGTATTCACCTTGGCGTCTGGTGTGAAGCCGATGAGCTTTACATTTGGGGAACCACCCGGGAGATTCCGGGGAACTGCTTCGTGCTGGAAGTCATTGAACCGGGCCTGCTGGTGGTTAAACACCGTCGGCTCGACGGTTTTGGTAAATTCGTTAACGTTGCCATTCTGAAGGGCGACCAGATCAAAATTGTGGACGAAAGTACGGCCGGTTCGCTTGACTGTCCCATCGTGGTAACCTCGATGCTGGGCTTTACGCTGCCTTCGTTCTGGAATAATTCGATGAATATTCTAGTCCAGCTGGCGGTATCCATGCGGGCCCACGGGCGGGGTGGATCGCTGTTGGTCGTTCCTTCGGTAAGTAATGCCTGGCGGGACTCTATCATCCAGCCTATTTCCTATCCAGTGGTCCCTGTTTTCTCCCAACTGGCAGAATTATTGCAACACGAAACCAAAGGAGAGGAGCAGATTGTTTGGCGTCGTGACGTGGGACTGGCCATCGAAAGTACGGCTGGGCTGACGGCCGTCGATGGGGCTACCATTATCAATGACCGGTATGAGGTGCTGGCGTTTGGGGCGAAAATTGGCCGCTCTGCCATGAGCGACCGGGTTGAACAGATTATTGTCACGGAGCCAATCGTGGGAAACAAAGCCGTGGTGGTGCATCCGGCTCAGATGGGCGGAACCCGCCATCTGTCGGCGGCCCAGTTTATCTACGACCAGCGCGATGCCGTGGCGCTGGTGGCGTCACAGGATGGGCGATTTACCATATTTGCCTGGTCGCCGAATGATCAGATGGTGCACGCCCACCGCGTAGATTCGCTTTTGTTGTAA
- a CDS encoding Gfo/Idh/MocA family protein, producing MENSRRDFIKKAALSTAGLTFGGLATGMSAKSYAKIIGANERLNVAIAGLGRRLGAYYEPIGKKDSNVELVYLCDVMKKQREAGLQKFSKHIDYKPKLENDIRKVIADKNVDVLINATPDHWHAPGTWLAAQAGKHVYVEKPCSQNPREGEILIEIQKKYGKVIQMGNQQRSAAESIDIINQIHNGAIGTPYKAVAFYTAQRGEVPVPKAAPVPDGLDWDLFQGPAPRTPYMHDTWDYNWHWYGWNYGTAESGNNATHELDVARWALQVEYPEFVTVEAAKRHFLEDGWSMYDTMDATFRFPGNKIIKWDGKSRSGYKTYGTDRGTIIYGSTGSVYVDRDGYKLFNREGKMIKDSKASGSEAGTALGGGGDMTTRHVVNFFNAIRGKEKQNSTIDEGAKSTLLCHLANIAYRTNKSLEIDTKNGRIRDREAMKLWGREYEKGWEPPV from the coding sequence ATGGAAAATTCCAGACGCGATTTTATCAAAAAAGCCGCTCTGAGCACCGCCGGACTTACGTTTGGCGGGTTAGCGACGGGCATGTCAGCAAAGAGTTACGCAAAAATCATTGGGGCCAACGAGCGGCTGAATGTGGCCATCGCCGGTCTGGGCCGGCGGTTGGGAGCTTATTACGAACCAATCGGTAAAAAGGACAGCAACGTCGAACTGGTGTATTTGTGCGACGTCATGAAAAAGCAGCGTGAAGCGGGTTTGCAGAAATTTTCGAAGCACATCGACTACAAGCCGAAGCTGGAAAACGACATTCGCAAAGTCATTGCCGACAAAAACGTGGATGTGCTGATTAATGCGACGCCCGACCACTGGCACGCACCCGGCACCTGGCTGGCCGCGCAGGCAGGCAAACACGTTTACGTTGAAAAACCGTGCAGCCAGAACCCGCGCGAAGGTGAAATTCTGATCGAAATCCAGAAAAAATACGGCAAGGTGATTCAGATGGGCAACCAGCAGCGCTCAGCCGCCGAGTCAATCGACATCATTAACCAGATTCATAACGGGGCCATCGGGACACCCTACAAAGCCGTTGCGTTTTATACAGCCCAGCGGGGCGAAGTGCCCGTTCCGAAAGCGGCTCCGGTACCCGACGGCCTGGATTGGGACTTGTTTCAGGGACCCGCTCCCCGCACGCCCTACATGCACGACACCTGGGATTACAACTGGCACTGGTACGGCTGGAACTACGGAACCGCCGAAAGCGGTAACAACGCCACCCACGAACTGGATGTAGCCCGCTGGGCGTTGCAGGTCGAGTACCCGGAATTCGTGACGGTGGAAGCCGCCAAACGGCACTTTCTGGAAGACGGCTGGTCGATGTACGACACCATGGATGCCACGTTCCGATTCCCGGGCAACAAAATCATTAAGTGGGACGGCAAGAGCCGCAGCGGGTATAAAACCTACGGCACCGACCGCGGAACGATCATTTACGGCAGCACCGGCAGCGTCTATGTCGACCGGGACGGTTACAAACTGTTCAACCGGGAAGGGAAAATGATCAAAGACAGCAAAGCCAGCGGTTCGGAAGCCGGAACGGCGCTGGGTGGTGGGGGCGATATGACAACGCGCCACGTAGTCAACTTCTTCAACGCCATCCGGGGCAAGGAAAAACAGAATTCGACCATCGACGAGGGCGCTAAAAGTACGCTGCTCTGCCACCTGGCCAACATCGCCTACCGGACGAATAAATCATTGGAAATTGACACGAAAAACGGCCGTATCCGAGACCGGGAAGCCATGAAATTGTGGGGCCGGGAGTACGAAAAAGGCTGGGAGCCACCGGTATAA
- a CDS encoding GNAT family N-acetyltransferase produces the protein MPLTYRLATEADLIGIVNLLSDDKLGTQREQFEIPLPNAYLRAFRIIAADPHQELTVVESGGELVATFQLSFIQYLTYQGGIRAQIEAVRVKSSYRGQGIGTAVFRYAIERARTKGAHVVQLTTDKKRPEAKKFYESLGFIDSHEGMKFHLN, from the coding sequence ATGCCGTTAACGTACCGGCTCGCTACCGAAGCGGACCTGATCGGGATTGTCAACTTGCTCTCGGATGACAAACTGGGAACCCAGCGGGAGCAATTTGAAATACCACTGCCGAATGCTTACCTCCGCGCTTTCCGGATTATTGCGGCCGATCCGCATCAGGAGTTAACCGTTGTGGAGTCGGGCGGGGAACTGGTGGCAACGTTTCAGTTAAGTTTTATTCAGTACCTGACCTACCAGGGTGGCATTCGCGCCCAGATTGAGGCCGTCCGGGTGAAGTCGTCTTACCGTGGTCAGGGAATCGGCACCGCTGTTTTTCGGTACGCCATTGAACGGGCCCGGACCAAAGGCGCTCACGTCGTTCAGTTGACCACTGACAAGAAGCGGCCCGAAGCCAAAAAATTCTACGAGTCGCTGGGGTTTATCGACTCCCACGAGGGCATGAAGTTCCATCTAAACTAA
- a CDS encoding dienelactone hydrolase family protein — MDQQIINLYDEYTHKPLKRDVFLQRLAKLTGGMSAALAVLSTLEISYAHAQTVSGQDDRIVTERITYPGADTTMKGYLARPKANGKYGSVLVIHENRGLNPHIEDVTRRLAIAGFLAMAPDALSAAGGTPPDEAQMRELFSKLDPEKTRQNFLKGLDYLKSRPDSNGKLGCVGFCWGGAMANQLAVHAPDLKAAVPFYGRQPDAADVPKIKATVQLHYGGLDERVNAGIPAYEEALKKAKVPYQLFVYEGAQHAFHNDTAGPRYNEAAAKLAWERTIGLFKEKLA; from the coding sequence ATGGATCAGCAAATCATCAATCTGTACGACGAGTACACACACAAACCGCTGAAGCGGGATGTTTTTCTGCAACGACTGGCGAAGCTGACCGGCGGCATGAGTGCTGCGCTGGCGGTGTTATCGACTTTGGAAATCAGCTACGCTCACGCCCAAACCGTATCCGGCCAGGACGACCGGATCGTCACCGAACGGATTACCTACCCCGGTGCCGACACAACGATGAAAGGCTACCTGGCGCGCCCGAAGGCCAACGGCAAGTACGGTTCCGTGCTGGTGATTCACGAAAACCGGGGGCTGAATCCGCACATTGAGGATGTTACCCGGCGACTGGCCATAGCCGGTTTTCTGGCAATGGCACCCGATGCCCTGTCGGCCGCCGGTGGAACGCCCCCGGATGAAGCCCAGATGCGCGAACTATTCAGCAAGCTGGATCCGGAGAAAACCCGGCAGAATTTTCTGAAGGGGCTGGATTACCTGAAAAGCCGTCCAGATAGCAACGGGAAGCTGGGTTGCGTCGGTTTCTGCTGGGGTGGAGCAATGGCTAATCAGTTGGCCGTTCATGCGCCGGACTTGAAAGCCGCCGTGCCGTTTTATGGCCGTCAGCCCGATGCGGCCGATGTACCCAAAATCAAAGCCACGGTTCAACTGCACTACGGTGGCCTGGATGAGCGGGTCAACGCGGGGATTCCGGCCTACGAAGAAGCCCTCAAAAAAGCGAAGGTTCCGTACCAATTATTCGTTTACGAAGGAGCCCAGCACGCTTTCCACAACGATACGGCCGGGCCGCGTTACAACGAAGCCGCAGCCAAACTGGCCTGGGAGCGCACCATCGGCCTGTTCAAAGAAAAATTAGCCTGA
- a CDS encoding DEAD/DEAH box helicase, whose translation MKFSDFGFDDRLMEGIDAMNYDTPTLVQEQVIPLILAGKDLIVSAQTGTGKTASYLLPILHKITTSGTDDHIKALVIVPTRELAIQIAQNLEGFSYFTSVSSIAVYGGGDGASYSTERQALSGGADIVICTPGRMISHLNMGYAKIEHLQYLVLDEADRMLDMGFYGDIIKIISFLPTHRQSLLLSATMPPKIRELARKILKSPEEITLSLSKPPAKIVQEAFVLYQKQKIALVKYLLKEHSFPSVLIFCSRKENVKQLTRELKQAGFAAEAIHSDLEQLEREQALQAFRSRKLNILVATDILSRGIDIDNIDLVINYDVPHDGEDYVHRIGRTARAETTGIAYTFVSETEQRKFAAIERLIGTPVTKVSLPAHLGETLEYNPGKSGAHSQRKRRVNAKKRPARRKKSSGSPEQ comes from the coding sequence TTGAAATTCTCAGACTTTGGCTTCGATGACCGGTTGATGGAAGGCATCGACGCCATGAATTACGATACACCCACACTGGTTCAGGAACAGGTCATTCCGCTTATTTTGGCAGGCAAGGACTTAATCGTCTCCGCGCAGACCGGGACGGGAAAAACGGCCTCCTACCTGCTGCCCATTCTTCACAAAATTACGACCAGCGGAACCGACGACCACATCAAGGCGCTCGTCATTGTGCCCACCCGCGAACTGGCGATCCAGATTGCCCAGAACCTCGAAGGGTTCTCTTATTTTACATCCGTCAGTTCCATTGCGGTATACGGCGGGGGCGACGGCGCATCCTACAGCACGGAACGGCAGGCGCTTTCGGGCGGAGCCGACATTGTGATTTGTACGCCGGGGCGGATGATCAGCCACCTGAACATGGGTTACGCCAAAATCGAGCATCTGCAATACCTCGTGCTCGACGAAGCCGACCGGATGCTCGACATGGGCTTTTACGGCGACATTATCAAAATCATTTCCTTTTTGCCAACTCATCGGCAGAGCCTGTTGCTGTCGGCTACAATGCCGCCCAAGATTCGGGAACTGGCGCGGAAAATCCTAAAATCGCCCGAGGAAATCACGCTCAGCCTGTCAAAGCCGCCGGCCAAAATCGTGCAGGAAGCATTTGTGCTTTACCAGAAACAGAAAATTGCGCTGGTAAAGTATTTGCTGAAAGAACACAGCTTCCCGTCCGTGCTGATTTTCTGTTCGCGGAAGGAAAACGTCAAGCAACTGACCCGGGAACTGAAACAGGCCGGATTTGCCGCCGAAGCCATTCACTCCGACCTCGAACAATTGGAACGGGAGCAAGCTTTGCAGGCTTTCCGCAGCCGGAAGCTGAACATTCTGGTGGCTACCGATATCCTGTCGCGCGGTATCGACATCGATAACATTGATCTGGTCATCAACTACGACGTTCCGCACGACGGCGAAGATTACGTTCACCGGATCGGGCGTACGGCCCGGGCCGAAACCACCGGGATCGCCTACACGTTCGTCAGCGAAACCGAGCAGCGTAAATTTGCCGCCATTGAACGGTTGATCGGAACGCCCGTCACCAAAGTGTCGCTACCGGCTCATCTGGGCGAAACGCTGGAATACAATCCGGGCAAGAGCGGAGCCCATTCGCAGCGAAAACGCCGGGTGAATGCCAAGAAACGACCGGCCCGCCGGAAAAAAAGCAGCGGCAGTCCGGAGCAATAA
- a CDS encoding serine hydrolase domain-containing protein codes for MNRFKLVAFAFFFLTAACQRPAQRTTNRATDYFPAAGDAWEHHKPEDVGMDAALLQQAVSFARQRETTQMPRDFSTQEEIFGTLLGPVPSDRAQTNGLILRHGYIVAEWGETDRPDPTYSVAKSVLATLAGLTIDRGLIKDVHDPVANYIQDGGYDSEQNRNITWEHHLRQTSEWEGELWDKKHDFVGKEAYGRGERKPRALQPPGTFYEYNDVRINRMALSLLRLWKKPLPNVLKDEIMDPIGASNTWQYVGYPNARVAIDGKMMSSISGGTRWGGGLWISTRDEARFGYLALRNGRWREKQLVSANWFKAAVQRGPVGPDYGYLWWLNTEKKAWPSAPTSSFAAIGAGSNTIWIDPEHDLVIVWRWHDGSPDEFIKRVLAAVK; via the coding sequence ATGAATCGTTTTAAACTTGTTGCATTCGCTTTTTTCTTCCTGACGGCCGCCTGTCAGCGACCTGCCCAGCGGACCACCAACCGAGCCACCGACTACTTTCCGGCGGCTGGCGATGCCTGGGAACACCACAAACCGGAAGACGTTGGGATGGATGCGGCCCTGCTCCAGCAGGCCGTTTCGTTTGCCCGGCAACGGGAAACCACGCAAATGCCCCGCGACTTTTCAACGCAGGAGGAAATTTTCGGAACCTTGTTGGGACCCGTACCGTCGGATCGCGCCCAAACCAACGGCCTGATTCTCCGGCACGGCTATATCGTGGCCGAATGGGGCGAAACCGACCGGCCCGACCCCACGTACAGTGTCGCCAAGAGTGTGCTCGCTACCCTGGCCGGGCTGACCATCGACCGGGGGCTGATCAAGGATGTTCACGACCCGGTAGCGAACTACATCCAGGACGGCGGCTACGATTCGGAGCAAAACCGGAACATTACCTGGGAGCACCACCTGCGGCAGACGAGCGAGTGGGAGGGGGAACTGTGGGATAAAAAGCACGATTTCGTCGGCAAGGAAGCTTACGGCAGAGGGGAACGAAAACCACGGGCCTTGCAGCCGCCCGGTACCTTTTACGAATACAATGACGTGCGAATCAACCGGATGGCGCTGTCGCTGCTGCGTTTGTGGAAAAAACCGTTGCCCAACGTGCTGAAAGACGAAATAATGGACCCGATTGGCGCGTCGAATACGTGGCAATACGTGGGTTATCCCAACGCGCGGGTGGCTATCGACGGAAAAATGATGTCATCGATCAGTGGCGGAACGCGCTGGGGCGGTGGTCTCTGGATCAGCACCCGCGACGAAGCCCGGTTTGGGTACCTGGCGTTACGGAATGGCCGCTGGCGGGAAAAGCAACTGGTTTCGGCAAACTGGTTTAAAGCCGCCGTCCAACGCGGCCCCGTTGGCCCGGACTACGGTTATCTGTGGTGGCTCAACACCGAAAAGAAAGCCTGGCCCAGCGCCCCGACAAGCAGTTTTGCGGCCATCGGCGCGGGTTCCAACACGATCTGGATTGACCCGGAGCACGACCTGGTAATCGTCTGGCGGTGGCACGACGGCAGCCCGGACGAGTTCATCAAGCGGGTTTTGGCTGCGGTGAAATAA